Proteins from a single region of Apium graveolens cultivar Ventura chromosome 7, ASM990537v1, whole genome shotgun sequence:
- the LOC141674346 gene encoding uncharacterized protein LOC141674346, with amino-acid sequence MDIPENDENDISSDSSDFINHVKGEHQPLYPGYESYTKLKALIKLYNLNVMLGMSDSCFSDVLLLIGSMLPEGNNIPSSFTEVKKTLCSLGRGYEKIHACPNDCLLYRGERDEDETTCRICKASRWKLNRKEVELEGVPAKVLWYFLLIPRLRNLFSTPHIAKEMTWHDTRRQKDGPTEEGNDIIVYLQPLIEDLQELWRGRQVYDAYKEESFIFRGILLWTISDYPALGNLSGNVIKGYNSCTVCIDQTKATMLVNYRKTVIMRHQRWLPRHHPYRKQKSAFDNMIEKEGAPIPLTGEQVFQRAIYSKVIDIDKLEKIQSQLVETLCKIEKHFPPSFFDVMIHLSIHLMREVKLCGPIFLCWMYPFERYMKAFKGYVRNSAHPEGCIAEVYVAEEAVECLVNFGEATTGLSRNPRQEQNAGRPLFGATMIKAINHDLHLAHLCFLQNSNDIRPYFD; translated from the exons ATGGATATACCTGAGAATGATGAAAATGATATTTCTTCTGATTCTTCAGATTTTATCAACCATGTTAAAGGTGAACATCAGCCACTTTATCCCGGATATGAGAGTTACACTAAGTTAAAAGCTTTAATTAAGTTGTACAATTTGAATGTGATGCTTGGTATGTCTGATTCATGCTTCTCTGATGTTCTACTACTAATCGGGTCTATGCTCCCGGAAGGCAACAATATTCCTTCTTCCTTCACTGAAGTGAAAAAAACCTTATGTTCATTAGGAAGGGGGTATGAAAAGATACACGCATGTCCGAATGATTGTTTATTATACCGTGGTGAGAGAGATGAGGATGAGACTACATGTCGTATATGTAAGGCCTCTAGATGGAAATTGAATCGGAAAGAAGTGGAACTGGAAGGGGTCCCTGCTAAGGTTTTATGGTATTTTCTGTTGATACCGAGATTAAGAAATTTATTCAGTACACCGCACATTGCAAaagaaatgacttggcatgacactAGGCGGCAAAAGGATG GACCAACTGAGGAAGGAAATGATATCATCGTGTACCTTCAACCACTTATAGAAGATTTACAGGAGTTGTGGCGAGGGAGACAAGTGTATGACGCATATAAGGAAGAATCTTTCATATTTAGGGGCATTTTATTATGGACAATAAGTGATTATCCAGCCTTAGGGAACTTGTCGGGAAACGTCATTAAAGGTTATAATTCTTGTACTGTATGCATTGATCAAACAAAAGCTACCATGCTTGTTAATTACCGCAAGACGGTGATCATGAGGCATCAGAGGTGGTTGCCCCGTCATCATCCGTATAGAAAGCAAAAATCAGCTTTTGATAACATGATAGAGAAGGAGGGTGCTCCTATTCCGTTAACTGGAGAGCAAGTTTTTCAAAGA GCAATTTACAGTAAAGTCATCGATATAGATAAACTGGAAAAAATCCAATCTCAGTTGGTGGAAACATTATGCAAGATTGAAAAGCACTTCCCTCCCTCGTTCTTTGATGTGATGATCCATCTCTCAATTCATCTTATGAGAGAGGTTAAACTTTGTGGGCCaatattcctatgttggatgtaTCCTTTTGAAAGATATATGAAGGCGTTTAAGGGATATGTACGGAATTCAGCTCATCCTGAAGGATGTATTGCCGAGGTATATGTCGCCGAAGAGGCCGTCGAGTGTTTGGTAAATTTTGGAGAAGCTACCACAGGATTGTCGCGAAATCCTAGGCAAGAGCAAAATGCTGGCAGACCCTTATTTGGTGCAACCATGATAAAGGCAATCAATCACGACTTGCACCTAGCACATTTGTGTTTTTTGCAAAATAGTAATGACATAAGGCCATATTTTGATTAA